The following coding sequences lie in one Streptococcus suis genomic window:
- a CDS encoding spermidine/putrescine ABC transporter substrate-binding protein has translation MKRLYSFFVGIIAIVLVLWGISSKLEADSTQGTTDKLVIYNWGDYIDPELLAEFTAETGIQVDYQTFDSNESMYTKIKQGGTTYDLAVPSEYMISKMTEEDMLVKLDKLKIEGIENIDPRFMGLSFDKNNDYSIPYFWGTLGIVYNETMVDNPPQEWEDLWSEEYRDNIMLIDGVREVMGFGLQSLGYSLNSKNPAEIEKAAEHLYNLTPNVKAIVADEIKGYMIQDAAAIAVSFSGEASEMLDGNENLRYVVPSKGSNLWFDNMVIPKTAKNIDGAYAFMSFMLRPENALRNAEYVGYSTPIPAAKAMLDEETQSDESFYPSEETMKKMEVYDNLGPEILGMYNDLYLQFKMYRK, from the coding sequence ATGAAACGATTGTATTCATTTTTTGTAGGAATTATAGCTATTGTCCTAGTTTTATGGGGAATTAGTTCAAAATTAGAAGCTGATTCAACCCAAGGGACAACTGATAAACTTGTCATCTATAACTGGGGCGATTATATTGACCCAGAATTACTCGCAGAATTCACGGCTGAAACAGGTATTCAGGTGGATTACCAGACCTTTGATTCTAACGAATCCATGTACACTAAAATCAAGCAGGGTGGAACTACCTATGACCTGGCTGTTCCTTCTGAGTATATGATTTCCAAAATGACGGAAGAAGATATGCTCGTGAAACTAGATAAATTAAAAATTGAAGGGATAGAAAATATCGATCCACGATTTATGGGCTTGAGTTTTGATAAGAACAATGACTATTCTATTCCATATTTCTGGGGGACCTTGGGGATTGTTTACAATGAAACTATGGTTGACAATCCTCCTCAAGAATGGGAAGATTTGTGGTCAGAAGAATACCGTGACAATATCATGTTAATCGACGGTGTTCGTGAGGTCATGGGCTTCGGTCTGCAATCTTTGGGTTACAGCTTAAACTCTAAAAATCCTGCAGAGATTGAAAAAGCAGCTGAACATCTTTATAATTTAACTCCAAATGTCAAAGCAATTGTTGCTGATGAGATAAAAGGTTATATGATACAAGATGCGGCAGCAATTGCTGTTTCGTTCTCAGGTGAGGCGAGTGAAATGTTAGATGGAAATGAAAATCTGCGCTATGTTGTACCATCAAAAGGTTCTAACCTTTGGTTCGATAACATGGTCATTCCAAAAACAGCAAAAAATATTGATGGAGCTTACGCCTTTATGAGTTTTATGCTTCGTCCTGAAAATGCGCTTCGCAATGCAGAATATGTTGGTTATTCAACACCAATTCCTGCAGCCAAGGCTATGCTGGATGAGGAGACTCAGAGCGATGAATCTTTCTATCCATCTGAAGAAACGATGAAGAAGATGGAAGTTTATGATAATCTTGGACCAGAGATACTTGGAATGTATAATGACCTCTATCTCCAATTCAAGATGTATCGGAAATAG
- a CDS encoding serine protease: MKKKETFSLRKYKIGTVSVLLGAVFLFAGAPSVAADELTSLVETKVETTVPDAIVSESTSESPVVEELVDTSVEATPTDVTTTDNVEETLGSEALENITNTEVEATQPAVETPAISEKKVEEEEKLAVADETTAITNQEEAKPQNIDSNTIITVPKVWDSGYKGEGTVVAIIDSGLDVDHDVLHISDLSTAKYKSEKEIEAAKEAAGITYGEWFNDKVVFGYNYVDVNTVLKEEDKRSHGMHVTSIATGNPTQPVAGQLMYGVAPEAQVMFMRVFSDLKATTGAALYVKAIEDAVKLGADSINLSLGGANGSVVNMDENVTAAIEAARRAGVSVVIAAGNDGTFGSGHSNPSADYPDYGLVGAPSTARDAISVASYNNTTVGSKVINIIGLENNADLNYGKSSFDNPEKSPVPFEIGKEYEYVYAGIGQASDFDGLDLTGKLALIKRGTITFSEKIANATAAGAVGVVIFNSRPGEANVSMQLDDTAIAIPSVFIPLEFGEALAANSYKIAFNNETDIRPNPEAGLLSDFSSWGLSADGELKPDLAAPGGAIYAAINDNDYANMQGTSMASPHVAGAAVLVKQYLQATYPTKSPQEIEALVKHLLMSTAKAHVNKETTAYTSPRQQGAGIIDTAAAISTGLYLTGEDGYGSITLGNVEDTFSFTVTLHNITNEDKTLNYSTQLTTDTVQNGLITLAPRLLAEIPGGKVTVQANSSTTVTINVDAASFAEELTGLMKNGYYLEGFVRFTDVADGGDIVSIPYVGFRGEFQKLAVLEEPIYNLIADGKGGFYFEPVTAQPDTVDISHHYTGLVTGSTELIYSTDKRSDFAIKTLGTFKNEAGYFVLELDESGKPHLAISPNGDDNQDSLAFKGVFLRNYTDLVASVYAADDTERTNPLWESQPQSGNKNFYSGDPKNPKSSIIYPTEWNGTDSEGNALADGKYQYVLTYSSEVPGAAVQTMIFDVIIDRESPVITTATYDETNFTFNPRPAIEKGESGLYREQVFYLVADASGVTTIPSLLENGDVTVSDNKVFVAQNDDGSFTLPLDLADISKFYYTVEDYAGNISYEKVENLISIGNEKGLVTVNILDKDTNSPAPILFSYSVTDETGKIVAELPRYAGDTSVLKLPFGTYTFDLFLYDTEWSSLAGETKAVVTISEENSTAEVNFYVTLKDKANLLVDIDALLPSGSTIQLVTADGQTIQLPNAKYSKTDYGKFVPVGTYTILPTLPEGYEFWEELDVVVLANQSNVKKLTLINKVALKELIAELAGLEETARYYNASPELQTAYVKALEDANAVYANKHNQAQVDSAVASLVAAREQLNGQATDTEKLIAEVSNYTPTQANFIYYNAENTKQIAYDTAVRSAQLVLNQENVTQAVVNQALADLLAAKAGLDGQKTDISALRSAVSVSSVLKATDAKYLNASENVKQAYDQAVEAAKAILADESASQASVDQALAVLTSAQAELDGVATSTNDAKEPVNTATDKKDEGTVTAPPIDSEKVDVQAPPVKDTGNSGYVPIGQKPNPQPTLPRPVTLQASLSSPNQEKQVTQLPNTGDNDTRYYLVLGVIIGLGTLLVSKRRHKEEV; encoded by the coding sequence ATGAAAAAGAAAGAAACTTTCTCACTTCGGAAGTATAAAATTGGAACTGTGTCTGTTCTTTTGGGTGCAGTTTTTTTGTTTGCAGGTGCACCATCGGTAGCTGCAGATGAATTGACAAGCCTAGTAGAGACTAAGGTGGAAACAACTGTTCCTGACGCAATCGTCAGCGAATCAACCTCAGAAAGTCCCGTTGTCGAGGAGTTAGTTGACACTTCTGTGGAGGCTACCCCAACTGATGTAACCACTACAGATAATGTAGAGGAAACACTTGGCTCAGAAGCTCTTGAAAACATCACAAATACAGAAGTAGAAGCGACTCAACCAGCTGTAGAAACTCCAGCTATTTCAGAGAAAAAAGTAGAAGAAGAGGAGAAGCTTGCCGTAGCAGATGAGACTACTGCTATTACTAATCAGGAAGAAGCGAAACCACAAAACATTGATAGTAATACGATCATTACAGTACCTAAAGTTTGGGATAGTGGTTACAAGGGCGAAGGAACAGTAGTTGCAATCATTGATTCCGGTCTTGACGTTGATCACGATGTATTGCATATTTCAGATCTCTCAACTGCAAAATATAAATCAGAAAAAGAGATAGAAGCAGCTAAAGAAGCAGCAGGAATTACCTACGGTGAATGGTTTAACGATAAGGTTGTATTTGGTTATAACTATGTTGATGTGAATACTGTCTTGAAAGAAGAAGACAAACGCTCACACGGTATGCACGTAACGAGTATTGCCACAGGAAATCCGACACAACCAGTCGCTGGACAATTAATGTATGGTGTAGCTCCTGAAGCGCAAGTCATGTTTATGCGTGTATTCTCAGACCTCAAAGCTACAACAGGCGCAGCATTGTACGTAAAGGCGATTGAAGATGCTGTAAAATTGGGTGCAGATAGCATCAACCTCAGCCTGGGAGGAGCTAATGGTTCTGTTGTTAACATGGATGAAAATGTGACTGCAGCAATCGAGGCTGCTCGTCGTGCAGGGGTTTCTGTTGTTATTGCAGCTGGTAATGATGGAACATTTGGTTCAGGTCATTCTAATCCGTCAGCCGATTATCCAGATTATGGCTTAGTCGGTGCACCTTCAACAGCTCGCGATGCAATTTCTGTCGCTTCTTACAATAACACAACGGTTGGTAGTAAAGTAATTAATATCATTGGCTTAGAAAACAATGCTGACTTGAATTACGGTAAAAGTTCGTTTGATAATCCAGAGAAAAGTCCCGTACCATTTGAAATCGGGAAAGAATATGAATATGTCTATGCGGGAATCGGTCAAGCTTCGGATTTTGATGGTCTAGATTTGACTGGAAAACTTGCACTCATCAAACGTGGAACGATTACCTTCTCAGAAAAAATAGCCAATGCAACAGCTGCAGGTGCAGTAGGGGTGGTCATTTTCAATAGCCGTCCAGGTGAAGCCAATGTAAGCATGCAACTTGATGATACAGCTATTGCAATTCCATCTGTCTTCATTCCATTGGAATTTGGTGAAGCTTTGGCAGCTAACTCATATAAGATTGCGTTCAATAACGAAACGGATATTCGCCCTAACCCAGAAGCAGGTCTTCTTTCAGATTTTTCAAGTTGGGGTCTGTCAGCGGATGGCGAGCTAAAACCAGACTTAGCTGCTCCAGGTGGTGCTATTTATGCAGCCATCAATGATAATGACTATGCCAACATGCAGGGAACAAGTATGGCTTCACCACACGTAGCAGGAGCAGCCGTACTAGTAAAACAATATTTACAGGCAACTTACCCTACTAAGTCCCCTCAAGAAATCGAAGCCTTAGTAAAACACTTGCTTATGTCTACTGCTAAAGCACATGTGAACAAAGAAACAACAGCCTACACTTCCCCTCGCCAACAAGGTGCAGGTATCATCGATACTGCGGCAGCTATTTCTACAGGTTTATATTTGACTGGCGAAGACGGTTATGGCAGCATTACCTTGGGAAATGTTGAGGATACATTCAGCTTTACGGTCACACTTCATAACATTACAAACGAAGATAAGACTTTAAACTACTCAACGCAATTAACAACGGATACTGTCCAAAACGGATTGATCACCTTGGCTCCGCGTCTATTAGCAGAGATTCCTGGCGGTAAGGTGACTGTGCAAGCCAATTCAAGTACAACTGTTACAATTAATGTCGATGCAGCAAGCTTTGCAGAAGAATTGACAGGTTTAATGAAAAACGGTTACTATCTTGAAGGTTTTGTTCGATTTACAGATGTAGCCGATGGCGGTGATATTGTCAGCATTCCATACGTTGGTTTCCGTGGGGAATTCCAAAAACTAGCCGTTCTAGAAGAGCCGATTTACAATCTTATTGCCGATGGTAAGGGGGGCTTCTACTTTGAACCTGTTACAGCACAACCAGATACTGTTGATATCAGCCATCACTACACAGGTCTTGTTACAGGAAGTACGGAGTTAATCTATTCTACAGACAAACGATCTGACTTTGCGATCAAGACACTTGGTACATTTAAAAATGAAGCAGGATACTTTGTTTTAGAGCTTGATGAGTCCGGTAAGCCTCATTTAGCTATCTCACCAAATGGAGATGACAACCAAGACTCGCTCGCTTTCAAAGGTGTCTTCTTGAGAAATTATACGGATTTAGTCGCAAGCGTCTATGCTGCAGATGATACTGAGCGAACAAATCCACTTTGGGAAAGTCAACCACAGTCAGGCAATAAGAACTTCTATAGTGGTGATCCTAAAAATCCAAAATCAAGCATTATTTACCCTACTGAATGGAATGGGACAGACAGCGAGGGAAATGCTTTAGCAGATGGTAAGTATCAATACGTTTTGACCTACTCATCTGAAGTTCCAGGTGCAGCAGTACAAACTATGATTTTCGATGTTATCATCGATAGAGAATCACCAGTTATCACCACAGCTACCTATGATGAAACAAACTTTACATTTAACCCTCGTCCAGCCATTGAAAAAGGAGAATCCGGTCTATATCGCGAGCAAGTATTCTACCTTGTAGCGGATGCAAGCGGTGTGACAACTATTCCTTCCTTATTAGAAAATGGTGATGTAACCGTTTCTGATAACAAGGTATTTGTGGCACAAAACGACGATGGCTCCTTTACATTGCCTCTTGATCTTGCAGATATTTCAAAATTCTACTACACAGTAGAGGATTATGCTGGTAACATCAGCTATGAAAAAGTAGAGAATCTGATCAGTATCGGCAATGAAAAAGGGTTGGTAACTGTCAATATTCTTGATAAAGATACAAATAGTCCTGCACCAATACTTTTCTCTTACTCAGTCACCGATGAAACAGGCAAGATTGTTGCAGAATTACCACGATATGCCGGCGATACTAGCGTTCTTAAGCTACCATTTGGTACTTACACCTTTGATTTATTCTTATATGATACAGAATGGTCAAGCCTAGCAGGTGAAACCAAAGCAGTCGTGACGATTTCGGAAGAAAATAGCACTGCCGAGGTGAATTTCTATGTGACTTTGAAAGATAAGGCCAACTTGCTGGTAGATATTGATGCATTACTACCTTCTGGTTCAACCATCCAACTGGTAACTGCTGATGGTCAGACTATTCAGCTACCAAATGCTAAATATTCTAAGACCGATTATGGTAAATTTGTACCAGTTGGTACCTACACTATCCTTCCAACCCTCCCAGAAGGCTATGAATTTTGGGAAGAATTAGACGTAGTAGTACTTGCAAACCAGTCAAATGTTAAGAAATTAACCTTGATTAATAAAGTTGCTTTGAAAGAACTGATTGCTGAACTTGCTGGACTTGAAGAAACAGCGCGTTATTACAATGCTAGTCCAGAACTTCAAACTGCCTATGTTAAAGCATTAGAAGATGCCAATGCAGTATATGCCAACAAACACAATCAGGCACAAGTAGATTCAGCAGTTGCCAGTCTTGTGGCAGCGAGAGAGCAGCTAAACGGTCAGGCTACCGATACGGAAAAACTGATTGCTGAAGTATCAAACTACACACCGACTCAGGCAAACTTTATTTATTATAATGCTGAAAATACCAAACAAATTGCCTATGATACAGCTGTTCGTTCGGCACAACTTGTATTGAACCAAGAGAATGTAACACAGGCAGTTGTCAACCAAGCGTTGGCAGACTTGTTAGCAGCAAAAGCCGGCTTAGATGGTCAAAAGACTGATATTTCAGCCCTTCGTAGCGCAGTATCCGTTTCTTCCGTATTAAAAGCGACAGATGCTAAGTATCTCAATGCATCTGAAAACGTGAAACAAGCTTATGACCAGGCAGTTGAAGCAGCGAAAGCGATTCTAGCTGACGAATCTGCAAGCCAAGCAAGTGTCGATCAAGCTCTAGCCGTTCTGACAAGCGCTCAGGCAGAACTGGATGGTGTTGCTACTTCAACAAATGATGCCAAAGAGCCAGTAAATACTGCCACTGACAAAAAAGATGAAGGCACTGTAACGGCTCCACCTATAGACTCAGAAAAAGTTGATGTACAGGCACCTCCTGTAAAAGATACTGGGAATTCAGGATATGTACCGATAGGGCAGAAGCCAAACCCTCAACCAACTTTACCTCGTCCAGTCACTTTGCAAGCTAGTCTATCTAGCCCTAATCAAGAAAAACAGGTGACTCAACTACCAAATACTGGAGACAATGATACGAGATACTATCTTGTTCTTGGTGTCATTATTGGGCTAGGGACTCTGTTGGTAAGCAAACGACGTCATAAAGAAGAAGTCTAA
- a CDS encoding NAD(P)H-hydrate dehydratase, with translation MDLQELCRKVIQARPRNSHKGSYGRVLLIGGLYPYGGAIIMAALASVNSGAGLVTVATEKDNIPALHSHLPEAMAFSFDDQALLISSLENADLVLIGPGLGENSRAEQLLDFVFEHLSDQQILVLDGSALTLVAKQNRKNFPCKQVILTPHQKEWERLSAIPIADQTNQRNLEALQSFQENTILVAKSSATQILKTQPNQVTPIGAGGPYQATGGMGDTLAGMIAGFAVQFPHVQLYERILVATYLHSYIADQLAQDYYLVKPTDVSRNIQKTMLQFQTQTTA, from the coding sequence ATGGACTTACAAGAACTCTGTAGAAAGGTCATTCAAGCAAGGCCACGCAACAGCCATAAGGGAAGCTATGGTCGAGTCTTGCTGATTGGTGGACTGTATCCCTATGGTGGAGCGATTATCATGGCCGCACTAGCAAGCGTCAACAGTGGAGCAGGCTTGGTAACTGTTGCTACTGAAAAAGATAACATACCAGCCTTACATAGTCATCTGCCTGAAGCCATGGCATTTTCATTTGACGATCAAGCCTTGCTGATAAGTAGCTTAGAAAATGCTGACTTGGTATTGATTGGTCCAGGTTTGGGGGAAAATAGCAGAGCTGAACAGTTATTGGACTTTGTTTTTGAACATTTATCTGACCAGCAGATTTTAGTTCTTGACGGCTCAGCCCTTACCTTAGTCGCAAAGCAAAACAGAAAGAACTTCCCGTGTAAACAAGTCATCCTGACACCCCACCAGAAAGAATGGGAACGGTTATCAGCCATTCCAATTGCTGACCAAACAAACCAAAGAAATCTTGAAGCCTTGCAATCTTTTCAAGAAAATACAATCCTTGTAGCTAAAAGTTCCGCTACTCAAATCCTAAAAACCCAGCCAAACCAAGTCACCCCAATAGGAGCTGGTGGTCCCTACCAAGCAACAGGAGGTATGGGAGATACTCTTGCAGGTATGATTGCAGGATTCGCTGTACAATTTCCCCATGTTCAACTATATGAAAGAATCCTTGTAGCAACCTACCTCCACTCCTATATTGCTGACCAACTGGCTCAAGATTATTATCTTGTAAAGCCAACTGATGTCTCAAGAAACATCCAAAAGACAATGCTTCAATTTCAAACACAAACAACCGCCTAA
- the nth gene encoding endonuclease III, which yields MVLSKKRARKVIEEIIALYPDAKPSLDFRNHFELVCAVLLSAQTTDAAVNKATPGLFAAFPTPQAMAAAEVKDIEPYISRLGLYRNKAKFLKDCAQQLMERHNGIVPQTREELEALAGVGRKTANVVLSVGFGIPAFAVDTHVGRICKHHDIVKKSATPLETEKRVMEVLPPELWLPAHQAMIYFGREVCHPKNPECEKFPQLYEFD from the coding sequence ATGGTATTATCAAAAAAACGTGCAAGAAAAGTTATTGAAGAAATCATCGCTCTATATCCTGATGCTAAGCCTAGCTTGGACTTTCGAAATCACTTTGAGTTGGTATGTGCAGTGCTCTTATCTGCTCAAACTACAGATGCTGCGGTGAATAAGGCAACACCTGGTTTGTTCGCAGCTTTCCCTACGCCCCAAGCCATGGCGGCAGCAGAAGTGAAGGATATTGAGCCTTATATTTCTCGTTTGGGTTTGTACCGAAACAAGGCAAAGTTTTTAAAAGACTGTGCCCAGCAGTTGATGGAACGGCATAATGGCATTGTTCCTCAAACTCGTGAGGAATTAGAAGCCTTGGCAGGAGTGGGAAGAAAAACGGCCAATGTTGTTTTAAGTGTCGGTTTCGGAATTCCCGCCTTCGCAGTTGATACCCACGTGGGACGGATTTGTAAACACCACGATATTGTCAAAAAATCGGCTACACCCCTGGAAACAGAAAAGCGAGTCATGGAAGTCTTACCTCCTGAACTCTGGCTCCCTGCTCATCAAGCTATGATTTATTTTGGTCGTGAGGTTTGCCATCCTAAGAACCCTGAATGCGAAAAATTCCCACAATTATATGAATTTGATTAA
- a CDS encoding IS110 family transposase codes for MFHFTTLFIGMDVHKESFSLCYYDMMANQFKHSTKVGPNVSYIVNYVNELRRLYGQDAEVLCGYEAGCLGFTLYHQLQAHGIPCIVMAPTTVMKEGSKRVKTDKKDAAQLAKALAFRSYRPVHVPTVEDEQVKEYIRMRTDHKVALKKIKQQILAFCLRHDFRYTEGSSNWTQKHVRWLHSLNPDGLYAEILTEYLLTYEKLVDQIERYDARIEQLGQSDSYQEKVSWLSCFIGVKTLTALSIVTEIGDFNRFATAQHFASYLGLTPNENSSGDKERRGAITKAGNSHVRRLLIEAAQSLAKGTIGYKSKELKRRQSGNRVEVIAYADKANERLRRRYRTLVLGKNKKQNVAKTAIARELSGFIWGMMTGRIA; via the coding sequence ATGTTTCATTTTACCACACTTTTCATCGGAATGGATGTTCACAAAGAAAGTTTTTCACTCTGCTATTATGATATGATGGCGAATCAATTCAAACATAGCACTAAAGTTGGTCCAAATGTTAGCTATATTGTGAACTATGTGAATGAGCTTCGTCGTTTATATGGTCAAGATGCAGAAGTGTTATGTGGCTACGAAGCCGGATGTCTTGGATTTACCCTATATCACCAGCTACAAGCTCACGGGATTCCCTGTATCGTGATGGCGCCTACAACGGTGATGAAGGAAGGATCTAAGCGTGTTAAGACTGATAAAAAAGATGCAGCTCAGCTCGCAAAAGCTCTGGCCTTTCGTAGCTATCGGCCTGTTCATGTTCCTACTGTTGAGGATGAACAAGTCAAAGAATATATCCGCATGAGAACAGACCACAAAGTGGCTCTGAAGAAAATCAAACAACAAATTCTTGCCTTCTGTCTCCGACATGATTTTCGCTATACCGAGGGAAGCAGTAATTGGACACAGAAACATGTCCGCTGGCTCCATTCCCTAAATCCTGATGGACTTTACGCAGAGATTTTGACAGAATACCTATTGACCTATGAGAAATTAGTAGATCAAATAGAACGGTATGATGCGCGAATTGAGCAACTGGGTCAAAGCGACAGTTATCAAGAGAAGGTCTCATGGCTCTCTTGCTTTATTGGCGTTAAAACACTAACCGCACTTTCCATTGTGACGGAAATCGGTGATTTTAACCGCTTTGCGACAGCTCAACATTTTGCTTCCTATCTTGGGCTAACTCCTAACGAAAATTCTAGCGGTGACAAGGAGAGAAGAGGTGCTATCACCAAAGCTGGGAATAGCCATGTGAGACGACTTCTGATAGAAGCTGCACAATCATTGGCTAAGGGGACGATTGGGTATAAATCCAAAGAATTGAAACGGAGACAAAGTGGAAACCGAGTGGAGGTGATTGCTTATGCGGATAAGGCTAATGAACGCTTAAGAAGACGTTATCGCACACTTGTTCTAGGAAAAAATAAGAAACAAAATGTTGCTAAAACAGCTATTGCACGAGAATTGTCTGGTTTTATTTGGGGGATGATGACAGGAAGAATAGCTTGA
- a CDS encoding ABC transporter permease, with amino-acid sequence MKKFANIYLAVAFLLLYLPIFYLIFYAFNEGGDMNGFTGFTLEHFSSMLGDSRLMLILAQTFLLAFLSSLMATLIGTFGAIYIYQAKPRFQNALLSVNNILMVAPDVMIGASFLILFTMIGFQLGFVSVLLSHIAFSIPIVVLMVLPRLKEMNADMISAAYDLGATQPQMLKEIMLPYLTPAIIAGYFMAFTYSLDDFAVTFFVTGNGYSNLSVEIYSRARQGISLEINALSTLVFLFSILLVVGYYFISREKEAN; translated from the coding sequence ATGAAAAAATTTGCAAACATTTACTTAGCGGTTGCCTTCCTCCTTCTTTATTTGCCGATTTTCTATCTGATTTTCTACGCCTTTAATGAAGGTGGGGATATGAATGGATTTACAGGTTTTACCTTGGAGCATTTTTCATCTATGCTTGGCGATAGCCGACTAATGCTGATTCTGGCTCAAACCTTCTTGTTGGCCTTCTTGAGTTCTTTGATGGCGACCCTTATCGGAACTTTCGGTGCCATCTATATCTATCAGGCAAAACCTCGTTTTCAAAATGCACTCTTGTCTGTCAATAATATCTTGATGGTCGCTCCAGACGTCATGATTGGGGCAAGTTTCCTAATTCTCTTTACCATGATTGGTTTCCAGCTAGGCTTTGTCTCAGTATTGCTCAGTCATATTGCCTTTTCTATTCCAATCGTAGTATTGATGGTTTTGCCACGGCTGAAAGAGATGAACGCAGATATGATTTCAGCAGCTTATGACTTGGGTGCAACTCAGCCACAAATGCTGAAAGAAATCATGTTGCCATACCTAACACCAGCCATCATTGCAGGCTACTTCATGGCCTTTACCTATTCCTTGGATGACTTTGCTGTGACATTCTTTGTTACGGGAAATGGTTACTCAAACCTATCTGTAGAGATTTATTCTCGGGCTCGTCAAGGGATTTCTCTAGAAATCAATGCCTTGTCAACCCTAGTTTTCCTTTTCTCTATCTTATTGGTAGTGGGTTATTATTTCATCTCACGTGAAAAGGAGGCCAACTAA
- a CDS encoding ClC family H(+)/Cl(-) exchange transporter, whose protein sequence is MENHRKEVSFISQSILYSVLRGSLVGIVAGLVVVAFRLAIEKLFSVFTHLYSLATDNAIYLLLIGGLYLVIALLVGKLIKDEPNTKGSGIPQVEAELKGIMDLNWWSVLWRKFIGGVLSIASGLMLGREGPSIQLGAVTAKGISVLLKSSEMERRSLIASGAAAGLAAAFNAPIAGLLFVVEEVYHQFSRLVWVSALAASITANFISLHFFGLMPVLHMPKDLQLLSLDQYWIYILLGVFLGLAGYVYEVVILNIQGFYTLLSKIIPLPVPYYSVFAFLFIIPIGYFFPNLLGGGHHLILELPYLEQGLLTLAILILIRFVWSMISYGSGLPGGIFLPILTLGSLLGLFVARFFLDIGFISQEQMLLFIVLGMAGFFAAISKAPLTAIILVTEMVGSLNQLMVIGLVALSSYVMMDLLGGAPVYEAMLEKILPEEVEQQEHMTLIEVVVNETLDRRFVSELRLPDSCLITSQIHHGKSRIVKGNSQLSMGDSLLVAVPISQIHTVRRIFEGD, encoded by the coding sequence ATGGAAAATCACCGGAAAGAAGTTAGTTTTATTTCTCAATCAATCCTCTACTCGGTTCTGCGTGGTAGTTTAGTTGGCATTGTCGCCGGTTTAGTGGTCGTTGCATTTCGCTTAGCCATTGAAAAACTATTTTCTGTCTTTACGCACCTCTATTCTCTGGCAACAGACAATGCAATCTATTTACTTCTTATTGGAGGGCTTTATCTGGTCATAGCTTTACTTGTTGGCAAGTTGATCAAAGACGAGCCAAATACAAAAGGTTCTGGTATACCTCAGGTGGAGGCAGAACTAAAAGGAATTATGGATTTAAACTGGTGGTCAGTCCTTTGGAGAAAATTTATCGGCGGTGTTTTATCCATTGCATCTGGTCTAATGCTGGGGCGTGAAGGTCCCAGTATTCAATTAGGAGCTGTAACGGCTAAAGGTATATCAGTTCTTCTTAAATCCAGTGAAATGGAAAGAAGGAGTTTGATTGCTAGTGGCGCTGCGGCAGGTTTGGCAGCAGCTTTCAATGCACCAATAGCAGGCCTTTTATTTGTTGTGGAGGAAGTCTATCATCAGTTTTCACGTCTGGTATGGGTCTCAGCCCTGGCAGCCAGTATCACTGCGAACTTTATTTCCTTACATTTTTTTGGATTAATGCCTGTTTTGCATATGCCGAAGGACTTACAGTTACTATCTCTTGACCAATATTGGATCTATATCTTACTTGGAGTTTTCCTTGGACTTGCTGGATATGTGTATGAAGTTGTTATCCTCAATATACAAGGTTTCTATACCCTCCTCTCAAAAATCATTCCTCTCCCAGTTCCATACTACAGTGTATTTGCCTTTTTGTTTATTATACCGATTGGTTATTTTTTCCCTAATCTGTTGGGTGGCGGGCATCATTTGATTTTAGAGCTCCCATATTTGGAACAAGGACTACTGACATTGGCAATCTTAATTTTAATTCGATTTGTATGGAGCATGATTTCCTATGGTTCTGGTCTACCAGGGGGCATCTTTTTGCCCATATTAACCTTAGGAAGTCTCCTTGGGCTTTTTGTCGCACGGTTCTTCCTTGATATTGGTTTCATCAGTCAGGAGCAGATGCTATTGTTTATTGTATTGGGAATGGCAGGCTTTTTCGCAGCGATTTCCAAAGCACCTCTAACTGCTATTATTTTAGTAACTGAAATGGTTGGAAGTTTGAACCAATTGATGGTCATCGGGTTGGTAGCTTTGAGTTCCTATGTGATGATGGACCTCTTAGGTGGCGCGCCAGTCTATGAAGCAATGTTGGAAAAAATTCTGCCAGAAGAAGTAGAACAGCAAGAACACATGACCTTAATAGAGGTTGTTGTCAACGAAACATTGGACAGAAGATTTGTTAGCGAGTTACGTTTACCGGATTCATGCTTGATCACCAGTCAAATTCATCATGGTAAGTCAAGGATTGTGAAAGGAAATAGCCAACTTTCTATGGGTGATTCCTTGCTCGTTGCAGTTCCAATCTCTCAAATTCATACCGTTCGTAGGATATTTGAGGGAGATTAG